One window from the genome of Plasmodium relictum strain SGS1 genome assembly, chromosome: 12 encodes:
- the Sir2B gene encoding transcriptional regulatory protein sir2b, putative yields the protein MNYALRLSKNEYKGPLGEKEYFEDNEEEKKKIKELIEKIKTSNYIVVHAGAGISTSCGLQDFRGPTGIWTNEFLKEVRNKKKKKKDKRKCLEVKYDNSSNSTRHYSINKKEKFDINLIKKEKLEKLDKNVKFEKSSENDNLGENNINCTNLQEQFKTIINNNDFIDKKTQNENHDINNSYENSKNTHLNETSLNIKNEDSLENFNKNVSSDEEKISIKNVSNDYDESNSSNCLDSENYVIFGKRKKKVIDLHLALPSKTHIMIKELMNKNVIKFLITQNIDSLHYRCGTKFSKIAEIHGNIFIERCDFCGRRYLRDFVIPTISFKPTGSLCFLCSFPPVGICTDVLLDWNNSYEDFFHQNSIKHSQKADFHFCLGSSFYIVPASYYPSKKKFANKNSYSCLVNYQKSFLSKEVNLNLHSNVNNISDIIIKEFALDPLSIRNARIVIVRCPLNNFDLLYDNLITINNMGKNAYNSEISKRENNETEIFFANNNEYNLNEKIHMYNDEHDLNKKEETNKTTNGNNALNNKQKSISTFKEQIFLIRCSMIKNIKGISIGSLDEISVKQLDKIKGIWIIKSKFTCLLEIHLWYNSFILLKLIYNEYSSFIELNTWNVHVAYTYGDDIDDIDISNNNKENLKNFNLYKNKYVYDMNTKESYENNFNEIEEVEQNIFNNKNVKLNNSIHHNNSKSYNFNENLENFYISEILNEHVHVGYNPNNFKAESKVELLAILNNSENLFKNDGFIPFELPNSFKLLYNLFCVVNKSNENDISFTQKESDDKYEVFIKNSNLSENINFYTNDFINSFIKKEKYTNHSRYKFRERKKRKLYDYSSCSDEDKEKKIFIFYDLYMNEDKRIYKIKINKDLIKNNLSKIFSLKNSYSYENNTIKKNENLMKNDEIIKCIKANTNNDIIDMNVPKDKVLQICERKSYSQNFSSKIKNNANNYGNIINTKNYENIDNCMYNNKDEIDHNKCAEEHIIENNFNIQMELNKDIAENNSLRNNFYNENFKINNDESYNKIDKKYLQDSINKENDLKDNYSNLPSLFCPNILINNKHKLGELVMKVPKYIKPKKIYTPYKKIRKDKRFSNTLQKYRYEIWQKKYNEIINNTNEEHTIYSTLYKEICYFPLWLLSYVNDLFECL from the coding sequence ATGAACTATGCATTGCGCTTgtcaaaaaatgaatataaaggACCGCTAGGTGAAAAAGAATACTTTGAAgataatgaagaagaaaaaaaaaaaataaaagaattaatcgaaaaaataaaaacaagtaATTATATAGTTGTACACGCAGGTGCCGGTATATCAACAAGCTGTGGGCTACAAGATTTTAGAGGACCCACAGGAATATGGACAAATGAATTTCTTAAAGAagtaagaaataaaaaaaaaaaaaaaaaggataaaagGAAATGTTTAGAAGTAAAATATGATAATTCGAGTAATTCAACGAGACATtattcaattaataaaaaagaaaaatttgatattaatcttattaaaaaggaaaaactTGAAAAGTTAGATAAAAATGTCAAATTCGAAAAAAGCTCAGAAAATGACAATTTAGGTGAAAACAATATTAATTGTACAAATTTACAAGAACAATTTAAaactataataaataataatgattttattgataaaaaaacaCAGAATGAAAAtcatgatataaataattcatatgaaaattcaaaaaatacaCATTTGAATGAAACTAGCTTAAACATTAAGAACGAAGATTCgttagaaaattttaataaaaatgtaagttctgatgaagaaaaaattagcATAAAAAATGTTTCAAATGATTATGATGAATCAAATTCATCAAATTGTTTAGACTCAGAAAATTATGTAATATTtgggaaaaggaaaaaaaaagtaatagaTCTTCATTTAGCTTTACCATCTAAAACACATATTAtgataaaagaattaatgaataaaaatgttattaaatTTCTAATTACTCAAAATATTGATTCATTACATTATAGATGTGGTAcgaaattttcaaaaatagcAGAAATACACGGGAATATTTTCATAGAAAGATGTGATTTTTGTGGAAGAAGATATTTAAGAGATTTTGTTATCCCCACTATCAGTTTTAAGCCTACAGGTTCTTTATGTTTTCTATGTTCCTTTCCTCCAGTAGGAATATGTACTGATGTTTTATTAGATTGGAACAATTCTTATGAAgatttttttcatcaaaatTCCATTAAACATTCTCAAAAGGCtgattttcatttttgtcTTGGTTCTAGTTTTTATATAGTACCAGCTAGTTATTATccatcaaaaaaaaagtttgcaaataaaaattcttataGTTGTTTAGTAAATTATCAGAAatcttttttatcaaaagaagttaatttaaatttacatTCAAATGTAAATAACATTTCAGATATCATTATTAAAGAATTTGCACTTGATCCATTATCAATAAGAAACGCAAGAATTGTCATAGTAAGATGTCCTTTAAACAACTTTGACTTACTTTATGATAACTTAATTACAATTAACAATATGGGGAAAAATGCATATAATTCAGAGATATCTAAAAGGGAAAATAATGAAACcgaaattttttttgccaataataatgaatataatttaaatgaaaaaatacatatgtaCAATGATGAAcatgatttaaataaaaaagaagaaactAATAAAACAACTAATGGTAATAATGCGCTtaataataaacaaaaaagtaTTAGTACTTTTAAAgaacaaatatttttaataaggTGTTCTatgattaaaaatataaaaggtATAAGCATCGGTAGCTTAGATGAAATATCAGTAAAGCAGTTAGATAAAATTAAGGGTATATGGATTATAAAATCAAAATTTACTTGTTTATTAGAAATTCATCTATGgtataattcatttattttgttaaaattaatttataatgaaTACAGTTCTTTTATTGAATTAAACACATGGAATGTTCACGTTGCCTATACATATGGTGATGATATTGACGATATTGATATTTCCAACAATaacaaagaaaatttaaaaaattttaacttatataaaaataaatatgtatatgaTATGAACACAAAGGAGTCTTATgagaataattttaatgaaattgaAGAAGTAgaacaaaatattttcaataataaaaatgttaaattaaataatagcATACATcataataattcaaaatcTTATAATTTCaatgaaaatttagaaaatttctACATCTcagaaattttaaatgagCATGTCCACGTTGGTTACAATCCAAATAATTTCAAGGCGGAATCAAAAGTTGAGCTGTTAgcaattttaaataattctgaaaatctttttaaaaatgatggTTTTATTCCATTTGAATTACCTAATTCATTTAAACTGCTATACAATTTATTTTGTGTAGTAAATAAatctaatgaaaatgatattaGTTTTACTCAAAAAGAAAGTGATGATAAATATGAggtatttataaaaaattcgaATTTAtcagaaaatataaatttttacacCAATGATTTCATAAActcatttattaaaaaggaaaaatatacTAATCATAGTCGGTATAAATTtagagaaagaaaaaaaagaaaattatatgattATAGCTCTTGTTCTGATGAagataaggaaaaaaaaatttttattttttacgaCTTGTACATGAATGAAGACAAgagaatttataaaataaaaattaataaagacttaattaaaaataatttatctaaGATTTTctcattaaaaaatagttattcctatgaaaataatactataaaaaaaaatgaaaacttaatgaaaaatgatgaaataataaaatgtatCAAAGCAAATactaataatgatataataGATATGAATGTGCCAAAAGACAAGGTTCTACAAATATGTGAAAGAAAAAGCTATTCACAAAATTTTTcatcaaaaattaaaaataatgctAATAATTATGGCAATATTATTAacactaaaaattatgaaaatattgataattGTATGTACAATAATAAGGATGAGATAGATCATAACAAATGTGCTGAAGAACatattatagaaaataattttaatatacaaatggaattaaataaagatatagcAGAAAACAATTCATTAAGaaacaatttttataatgagaattttaaaataaataatgatgaatcatataataaaatagataaGAAATATTTGCAAGATAGCATAAACAAggaaaatgatttaaaagataattatTCTAATTTACCATCATTATTCTGTcctaatattttaataaataataagcACAAACTTGGGGAATTAGTAATGAAAGTTcctaaatatattaaacctaaaaaaatatatactccatataaaaaaattaggaaAGATAAAAGATTTTCTAACACTCttcaaaaatatagataTGAGATATGgcagaaaaaatataatgaaataataaataatacaaatgaaGAACACACAATTTATTCAACTTTATACAAAGAAATATGTTATTTTCCACTATGGCTTTTAAGTTATGTTAACGATTTATTTGAATGCTTGTAA
- a CDS encoding elongation factor 2, putative, which translates to MVNFTVDQVREIMNKTKQIRNMSVIAHVDHGKSTLTDSLVSKAGIISSKNAGDARFTDTRQDEQERCITIKSTGISMYFEHDLEDGEGRRPFLINLIDSPGHVDFSSEVTAALRVTDGALVVVDTIEGVCVQTETVLYQALGERIKPVLHVNKVDRALLELQMEVEDIYQTFARTIESVNVIISTYTDKLMGDIQVYPEKGTVSFGSGLQGWAFTLETFSRIYAKKFGIEKKKMMQRLWGNSFYDAKTKKWSKNQQEGYKRGFCQFIMEPILNLCQSIMNDDKEKYTKMLTNIGVELKGDDKLLTGKQLLKKAMQLWLPAGDTLLEMIVTHLPSPAEAQKYRVENLYEGPMDDEAANAIRNCDPNGPLMMYISKMVPTSDKGRFYAFGRVFSGTVATGQKVRIQGPHYVPGEKTDLYEKNIQRTVLMMGRYTEQVQDVPCGNTCCLVGVDQYIVKSGTITTFKEAHNIADMKYSVSPVVRVAVKPKDSKQLPKLVEGLKKLAKSDPLVLCTTDESGEHIISGCGELHIEICLKDLKDEYAQIDFIVSDPVVSYRETVTEESTITCLGKSPNKHNRLFMKAYPLAEGLPEAIDKNKVSDKDDPKARANYLHSNFQWDKNLALKIWAFGPETIGPNLLTDNTSGIQYMNEIKVHCVAAFQWATKEGVLCEENMRGIEFRMLDVHMHADAIHRGAGQIMPACKKCLYACELTAFPKLVEPIYLVDINCPQDVVSGVYSVLNKRRGIVISEEQKFGTPLIKIQSHLPVAESFGFTSALRAATSGQAFPQCVFDHWSVLNDDPFDANKNVYKIIMNIRERKGIKVEMPSLDQYLDKL; encoded by the coding sequence ATGGTGAACTTTACAGTAGATCAGGTTCGTGAGATCATGAACAAAACGAAACAGATCAGGAATATGTCAGTTATAGCTCATGTTGATCATGGAAAATCAACATTAACAGACTCTTTAGTTTCTAAAGCTGGTATTATTTCTAGTAAAAATGCAGGAGATGCTCGTTTCACTGATACAAGACAAGATGAACAAGAAAGATGTATAACAATTAAGTCCACTGGTATTTCTATGTATTTTGAACATGATTTAGAAGATGGAGAGGGAAGAAGACCAtttcttattaatttaattgaCTCCCCAGGGCATGTTGACTTTTCTTCTGAAGTTACAGCAGCATTAAGAGTTACAGATGGTGCATTAGTTGTTGTTGATACTATTGAAGGTGTTTGTGTACAAACAGAAACTGTTTTATATCAAGCATTAGGTGAAAGAATCAAACCAGTACTACATGTAAATAAAGTTGATAGAGCTTTATTAGAGTTACAAATGGAAGTAGAAGATATTTATCAAACTTTTGCAAGAACTATTGAAAGTGTTAATGTTATTATTTCAACATACACAGATAAATTAATGGGAGATATTCAAGTATATCCTGAAAAAGGAACAGTTTCATTTGGTTCTGGTTTACAAGGATGGGCATTTACTTTAGAAACATTTTCTAGAATTTATGCAAAAAAATTTGgtatagagaaaaaaaaaatgatgcaACGTTTGTGGGGTAATAGTTTTTATGAtgcaaaaacaaaaaaatggTCCAAAAATCAACAAGAAGGTTATAAGAGAGGTTTTTGTCAATTTATTATGGAGcctattttaaatttatgtcAATCTATTATGAATGATgacaaagaaaaatatacGAAAATGTTAACTAACATAGGAGTAGAATTAAAAGGGGatgataaattattaacAGGTAAACAGTTGTTAAAAAAAGCCATGCAATTATGGTTACCAGCAGGAGATACCTTATTAGAAATGATTGTTACTCATTTACCATCTCCAGCTGAGGCTCAAAAATATCGTGtagaaaatttatatgaagGTCCAATGGACGATGAAGCAGCTAATGCTATACGTAATTGTGATCCTAATGGTCCATTAATGATGTATATATCTAAGATGGTTCCCACATCAGATAAAGGAAGGTTTTATGCTTTTGGTCGTGTATTTTCAGGTACAGTTGCCACTGGACAAAAGGTAAGAATCCAAGGACCACATTATGTTCCTGGAGAAAAAACTGATTTATATGAAAAGAATATTCAAAGAACAGTTTTAATGATGGGCCGTTATACAGAACAAGTTCAAGATGTTCCTTGTGGTAATACTTGTTGTTTAGTAGGAGTTGATCAATATATAGTAAAATCAGGAACCATTACCACCTTTAAAGAAGCTCACAACATAGCTGATATGAAATATAGTGTATCTCCAGTTGTACGTGTTGCAGTCAAGCCTAAAGATAGCAAACAATTACCAAAATTAGTAGAaggattaaaaaaattagccAAATCAGATCCTTTAGTTTTATGTACTACTGATGAATCTGGAGAACATATTATTTCAGGATGTGGAGAATTACATATTGAAATTTGCttaaaagatttaaaagATGAGTATGCACAAATTGATTTTATTGTTTCAGATCCAGTTGTTTCATATAGAGAAACTGTTACTGAAGAATCCACAATTACTTGTTTGGGAAAATCGCCAAACAAACACAATCGTTTATTTATGAAAGCTTATCCATTGGCAGAAGGTTTACCAGAAGctattgataaaaataaagtatctGATAAAGATGATCCTAAAGCAAGAGCAAACTACTTGCATAGCAATTTCCAATGGGATAAAAATTTAGCATTAAAAATATGGGCATTTGGTCCAGAAACTATAGGACCAAACTTATTAACAGATAACACTAGTGGTATTCAATATATGAATGAAATTAAAGTACATTGTGTTGCAGCTTTCCAATGGGCAACAAAAGAGGGAGTTTTATGTGAAGAAAATATGAGAGGAATTGAATTCAGAATGTTAGATGTCCATATGCATGCTGATGCTATCCACAGAGGTGCTGGGCAAATTATGCCTGCTTGTAAAAAGTGTTTATATGCATGTGAATTAACTGCTTTTCCTAAACTAGTAGAACCAATATATCTTGTTGATATTAATTGCCCACAAGATGTAGTAAGTGGTGTTTATAGTGTCTTAAACAAAAGAAGAGGAATAGTTATTTCAGAAGAACAAAAATTTGGAACtccattaataaaaattcaatcTCATTTGCCTGTTGCTGAATCATTTGGTTTCACTTCAGCTTTACGTGCTGCTACATCTGGGCAGGCTTTCCCACAATGTGTTTTTGATCACTGGTCAGTTTTAAATGATGATCCATTTGAtgcaaataaaaatgtatataaaattattatgaatATCAGAGAAAGAAAGGGTATTAAAGTAGAAATGCCATCTTTAGATCAGTATTTAGATAAATTGTAA